A region of the Exiguobacterium aurantiacum DSM 6208 genome:
GCGTGATGAGCTTCATGAAGCCGTCTGGCTCGTCGAGTGCGAGAGCACGACCGTTCGCTGCAAATGGGAATTTCGATACTGTGATCTCAAGTCCTTCTTCTTTCGCGAGCGGCTCCGTGTAACCGACTGTTGCAAGTTCAGGATCAGTGAAGACGACCGCTGGGATTGCTGAGTAGTCGAGGTAAGCTGGCTTACCGGCAGCTGCCTCCGCTGCGACTTTCGCTTCGTATGAAGCTTTGTGCGCGAGCGGTGGTCCTGGAACGATGTCGCCGATCGCGTAGATGTTTTCGTTCGACGTTTTGCACTGGTCATCGATTTCGATGATGCCGCGGTCGCTGACTTTCACTTCCGCGTTCTCGAGACCGATGTCGCCAGTGTTCGGACGACGGCCGACTGTGACGAGGACGTAGTCCGCTTCAACAGACTGCTCTTCGCCGTTCACTTCAAACTTAACAGTCACGCCGTCTTCTGTTTCTTCGACGCCTTTTGCAAGTGCGTTCGTGTGAATTGTGACGTTCCCTTTTTGTTTGAGCTTCTTCTTGACGATTTGCGTCATTTGCGGCTCGAAGCCAGACAAGATGTCGCTTGCGCCTTCAACGACAACAACTTCTGTGTCGAAGTTCGCATATGCCGTACCGAGCTCCATACCGATGTACCCGCCGCCGATGACGACAAGTTTCTTCGGTACTTCAGAAAGCGCCAATGCGCCAGTTGAAGAAAGGACGCGTTTTGACCATTTGAACGAAGGGATCTCGATCGGAGTCGAACCAGTCGCGATGATCGCTTTTTTGAATTTGTAAGGAGTCGAGCTGTCTTCTGTGATGACACGAACTGTGTCTTCAGATGCGAAGAACGCTTCCCCTTGAACGATTTCAATCTTGTTGCCTTTAAGAAGACCTTTGACGCCGCCCGTCAATTTGTTGACGACCGATTGTTTCCAATCTTGGACTTTCGTGAAGTCGACTGAAACGTTGTCAGATGTGATCCCCATTGACGAGTGACCTTTTGCGTGCTGGAAGTTATGACCAGCCGTGATCAACGCTTTTGATGGGATACAACCGACGTTCAAGCAGACACCGCCGAAGTTTCCTTTCTCAACGATCGTGACTTTAAGTCCGAGCTGAGCACCACGAATGGCTGCGACGTATCCACCAGGACCGGCGCCGATGACAAGCAAATCAGTTTCTTGTGCGAATTCTCCTACTACCATGTTCTTATCCCTCCATCATTAGAAGTGCTGGATCTTGAAGCAAACGTTTCACCATGTTGAGAGCGTTTTGCGCAGTCGCACCGTCGATGAGGCGGTGGTCAAAGCTGAATGAGAGTGCGAGCACAGGTGCTGCGACGATCTCGCCGTCTTTCACGACAGCTTTTTCAGCGATGCGGCCGATACCGAGAATCGCAACTTCTGGGTGGTTGATGACAGGTGTGAACCATTGTCCACCAGCAGAACCGATGTTTGTGATCGTGATCGATCCGCCTTTCATGTCGTCCCCAGCAAGTTTGCCTTCACGTGCTTTACCGGCAAGCTCATTGATGTTTGTAGCAAGTGCGTAGATTGATTTACGGTCCGCATCTTTGACGACAGGAACGACGAGGCCGTTGTCCGTGTCAGCAGCGATACCGATGTTGTAGTAGTTTTTGTAGACGATTTCTTCGTTCACATCGTCGATTGACGCGTTGATCGCTGGGTAAGCTTTCGCTGCAGCAGTCAATGCTTTGACGACGAACGGCAAGTACGTGAGTTTCACGCCTTGGTCAGCCGCGACTTGTTTGAACTCTTTACGGAGTGCGACAAGTTTCGTGACATCGACTTCGTCCATGAGTGTAACGTGTGGAGCCGTGTGCTTCGAGTTGACCATTGCTTTCGAGATCGCTTTACGGATACCACGGATCTTCTCGCGCGTTTCGAGTTCAGGTGTAGCTGACTCGTAAGGCTTGATTTCCGTTTTCGCAGCCGCTGCTGGAGCTACAGATTCTGTTTTCTCTGTTGTAGCTTCTGTTGCTGGTGCTTCACCGTTTGCAAACGCATCGATGTCTTCTTTCAAGATGCGGCCGTTATCGCCAGAACCTTTGACTTCACGGATGTCGACGCCTTTTTCACGAGCGTACTTGCGAATTGAAGGCATTGCGATGACGCGCTCCGATTTGTGAAGTTGGACTTCACGCGGGCCGTCTTCTTTCACGTCAGCTTGGACTGTCTCTTCTGTCTTCTCTTCAGCTTTTGGCTGTTCAGGAGCTGCTTCCTCTTCGCCTGCTGGCGCGTCACCTTCGATATCGAACGTGATGAGCACGTCGCCGACGACGGCAACTGTTCCTTCAGAGACTTTGACTTCTTTGACCGTCCCGTCAACTGGAGCTGGGATTTCAACGACAGCTTTGTCGTTTTGCACTTCAAGGAGGATGTCATCC
Encoded here:
- the lpdA gene encoding dihydrolipoyl dehydrogenase, whose protein sequence is MVVGEFAQETDLLVIGAGPGGYVAAIRGAQLGLKVTIVEKGNFGGVCLNVGCIPSKALITAGHNFQHAKGHSSMGITSDNVSVDFTKVQDWKQSVVNKLTGGVKGLLKGNKIEIVQGEAFFASEDTVRVITEDSSTPYKFKKAIIATGSTPIEIPSFKWSKRVLSSTGALALSEVPKKLVVIGGGYIGMELGTAYANFDTEVVVVEGASDILSGFEPQMTQIVKKKLKQKGNVTIHTNALAKGVEETEDGVTVKFEVNGEEQSVEADYVLVTVGRRPNTGDIGLENAEVKVSDRGIIEIDDQCKTSNENIYAIGDIVPGPPLAHKASYEAKVAAEAAAGKPAYLDYSAIPAVVFTDPELATVGYTEPLAKEEGLEITVSKFPFAANGRALALDEPDGFMKLITRKEDGLLIGAQIAGTGASDMIAELGLAIEAGMTAEDIALTIHAHPSLGEMAMEAAEIAMGMPIHVVK
- a CDS encoding dihydrolipoamide acetyltransferase family protein, whose translation is MAVFEFKLPDIGEGIHEGEIVKWFVKDGDTVKEDDILLEVQNDKAVVEIPAPVDGTVKEVKVSEGTVAVVGDVLITFDIEGDAPAGEEEAAPEQPKAEEKTEETVQADVKEDGPREVQLHKSERVIAMPSIRKYAREKGVDIREVKGSGDNGRILKEDIDAFANGEAPATEATTEKTESVAPAAAAKTEIKPYESATPELETREKIRGIRKAISKAMVNSKHTAPHVTLMDEVDVTKLVALRKEFKQVAADQGVKLTYLPFVVKALTAAAKAYPAINASIDDVNEEIVYKNYYNIGIAADTDNGLVVPVVKDADRKSIYALATNINELAGKAREGKLAGDDMKGGSITITNIGSAGGQWFTPVINHPEVAILGIGRIAEKAVVKDGEIVAAPVLALSFSFDHRLIDGATAQNALNMVKRLLQDPALLMMEG